A DNA window from Dunckerocampus dactyliophorus isolate RoL2022-P2 chromosome 17, RoL_Ddac_1.1, whole genome shotgun sequence contains the following coding sequences:
- the rbp4l gene encoding retinol binding protein 4, like: MASSKLVLLLVLLSCIESSLATSCVVDSFMVKEDFDPKRYSGKWYALQKKDPEGLFLQDNISAEYTIDDDGSMTASSKGRVTLFGFWVVCADMAAQYSVPDPATPGKMFMNYQGLASYLSSGGDNYWVIDTDYDNYAITYACRTVKEDGSCDDGYALVFSRNPRGLPPAIQRVVRQKQEDICMAGQFQPVLQSGAC, encoded by the exons ATGGCGTCCTCCAAACTGGTCCTTCTTCTGGTCCTGCTGTCCTGCATCGAGAGCAGTCTGGCCACCTCCTGTGTGGTCGACAGCTTCATGGTCAAAGAGGACTTTGACCCCAAGAGG TATTCCGGGAAGTGGTACGCCCTGCAGAAGAAAGATCCGGAAGGCTTGTTCCTGCAGGACAACATCTCCGCAGAATACACCATTGACGATGACGGCAGCATGACGGCTTCCTCCAAAGGACGTGTCACTCTCTTCGG CTTCTGGGTGGTATGTGCCGACATGGCCGCCCAGTACTCCGTCCCAGACCCCGCCACCCCCGGCAAGATGTTCATGAATTACCAGGGACTGGCCAGCTACCTGTCCAGTGGAG GTGACAACTACTGGGTGATTGACACCGACTACGACAACTACGCCATCACCTACGCCTGCCGCACAGTGAAGGAGGATGGCAGCTGCGACGACGGCTATGCCCTGGTCTTCTCCAGAAACCCCCGCGGTCTGCCCCCAGCCATCCAGCGCGTTGTGCGTCAGAAGCAGGAGGACATCTGCATGGCTGGTCAGTTCCAGCCCGTGCTGCAGTCCGGAGCTTGCTGA
- the si:ch211-243g18.2 gene encoding keratin, type I cytoskeletal 18 isoform X2, which produces MASSMSLRGYSVSRQPSFSCRSLMDMGRSRASVSFSAGPLTRSASIGHDLNGPSGLPLNGLHGNSANEKEAMQSLNNRLAKYLDKVHSLERSNADLEAKIKRVMMERIPKGHDLDTMMAQAHAVEQEVRKKTLENARLMLEIDNAKLAADDFRIKWETELVMCQSVERDCVALKKAKADHEQIIASLRGDLDSLKEELYFLKRNHEEEMEQMKSRIARDEVNVEVDSAQGPELATILSDLRIQYEGIVKKNKEHAEHWYRKKLETVQNDVKESNEALRGAQSELVERQRFLQNLEVELESLHKQVAALEGNLGETSHKYSAEMERLQVTLNQLEEDLSQLRLDMQRTKTDYEQLLRIKQNLEMEIATYRRLLEGEESVKEVPPPPKKEPDVRTRKIVKVVTQTMVNGKVVDESSEVEQIEETKK; this is translated from the exons ATGGCCTCCAGCATGTCACTACGAGGTTACTCCGTGAGCCGTCAGCCGTCTTTCTCCTGCCGCTCCCTGATGGACATGGGCCGCTCCCGCGCCTCCGTCTCCTTCTCCGCCGGCCCGCTGACCCGATCCGCCTCCATTGGCCACGACCTCAACGGCCCGTCTGGTCTCCCGCTCAACGGGCTGCATGGCAACAGCGCCAACGAGAAGGAGGCCATGCAGAGCCTCAACAACCGCCTGGCCAAGTACCTGGACAAG GTGCACTCGCTGGAGCGTTCCAACGCCGACCTGGAGGCGAAGATCAAGCGCGTGATGATGGAGCGCATCCCCAAGGGCCACGACCTGGATACTATGATGGCCCAGGCGCACGCCGTGGAGCAAGAG GTGAGGAAGAAGACTTTGGAAAACGCTCGCCTCATGCTGGAGATCGATAACGCAAAACTGGCTGCTGATGACTTCAGAATCAA GTGGGAGACGGAGCTGGTGATGTGTCAGTCGGTGGAGCGAGACTGCGTGGCGCTGAAGAAAGCCAAGGCCGACCACGAGCAGATCATCGCCTCCCTGAGAGGAGATCTGGACAGCCTGAAAGAGGAGCTCTACTTCCTCAAGAGGAACCATGAGGAG GAAATGGAGCAGATGAAGTCCCGCATCGCCAGGGATGAGGTGAACGTGGAGGTGGACTCGGCCCAGGGACCAGAACTGGCAACCATCCTGTCCGATCTACGGATCCAGTACGAGGGGATTGTCAAGAAAAACAAGGAGCATGCCGAGCACTGGTATCGCAAGAAG CTGGAGACGGTGCAGAATGACGTCAAGGAAAGCAACGAGGCCCTGAGGGGTGCCCAGAGCGAGCTGGTCGAGAGGCAGCGCTTCCTCCAAAACCTCGAAGTGGAGCTGGAGAGTTTGCACAAGCAG GTCGCTGCCCTGGAGGGTAACCTGGGCGAGACGAGTCACAAGTACTCTGCCGAGATGGAGCGTCTGCAGGTCACGCTCAACCAGCTGGAGGAAGACCTCTCGCAGCTCCGGCTGGACATGCAGCGCACCAAAACCGACTACGAGCAGCTCCTCCGCATCAAGCAGAACCTGGAGATGGAGATCGCCACCTACAGGCGCCTGCTGGAGGGCGAGGAGAG TGTTAAGGAAGTTCCACCTCCACCAAAAA AAGAGCCTGACGTTCGCACCAGGAAGATCGTGAAGGTGGTGACCCAGACCATGGTCAATGGCAAGGTGGTGGACGAATCCAGCGAGGTGGAGCAAATCGAGGAGACCAAGAAATAG
- the si:ch211-243g18.2 gene encoding keratin, type I cytoskeletal 18 isoform X1, whose protein sequence is MASSMSLRGYSVSRQPSFSCRSLMDMGRSRASVSFSAGPLTRSASIGHDLNGPSGLPLNGLHGNSANEKEAMQSLNNRLAKYLDKVHSLERSNADLEAKIKRVMMERIPKGHDLDTMMAQAHAVEQEVRKKTLENARLMLEIDNAKLAADDFRIKWETELVMCQSVERDCVALKKAKADHEQIIASLRGDLDSLKEELYFLKRNHEEEMEQMKSRIARDEVNVEVDSAQGPELATILSDLRIQYEGIVKKNKEHAEHWYRKKLETVQNDVKESNEALRGAQSELVERQRFLQNLEVELESLHKQVAALEGNLGETSHKYSAEMERLQVTLNQLEEDLSQLRLDMQRTKTDYEQLLRIKQNLEMEIATYRRLLEGEESVKEVPPPPKKNIVCAEEPDVRTRKIVKVVTQTMVNGKVVDESSEVEQIEETKK, encoded by the exons ATGGCCTCCAGCATGTCACTACGAGGTTACTCCGTGAGCCGTCAGCCGTCTTTCTCCTGCCGCTCCCTGATGGACATGGGCCGCTCCCGCGCCTCCGTCTCCTTCTCCGCCGGCCCGCTGACCCGATCCGCCTCCATTGGCCACGACCTCAACGGCCCGTCTGGTCTCCCGCTCAACGGGCTGCATGGCAACAGCGCCAACGAGAAGGAGGCCATGCAGAGCCTCAACAACCGCCTGGCCAAGTACCTGGACAAG GTGCACTCGCTGGAGCGTTCCAACGCCGACCTGGAGGCGAAGATCAAGCGCGTGATGATGGAGCGCATCCCCAAGGGCCACGACCTGGATACTATGATGGCCCAGGCGCACGCCGTGGAGCAAGAG GTGAGGAAGAAGACTTTGGAAAACGCTCGCCTCATGCTGGAGATCGATAACGCAAAACTGGCTGCTGATGACTTCAGAATCAA GTGGGAGACGGAGCTGGTGATGTGTCAGTCGGTGGAGCGAGACTGCGTGGCGCTGAAGAAAGCCAAGGCCGACCACGAGCAGATCATCGCCTCCCTGAGAGGAGATCTGGACAGCCTGAAAGAGGAGCTCTACTTCCTCAAGAGGAACCATGAGGAG GAAATGGAGCAGATGAAGTCCCGCATCGCCAGGGATGAGGTGAACGTGGAGGTGGACTCGGCCCAGGGACCAGAACTGGCAACCATCCTGTCCGATCTACGGATCCAGTACGAGGGGATTGTCAAGAAAAACAAGGAGCATGCCGAGCACTGGTATCGCAAGAAG CTGGAGACGGTGCAGAATGACGTCAAGGAAAGCAACGAGGCCCTGAGGGGTGCCCAGAGCGAGCTGGTCGAGAGGCAGCGCTTCCTCCAAAACCTCGAAGTGGAGCTGGAGAGTTTGCACAAGCAG GTCGCTGCCCTGGAGGGTAACCTGGGCGAGACGAGTCACAAGTACTCTGCCGAGATGGAGCGTCTGCAGGTCACGCTCAACCAGCTGGAGGAAGACCTCTCGCAGCTCCGGCTGGACATGCAGCGCACCAAAACCGACTACGAGCAGCTCCTCCGCATCAAGCAGAACCTGGAGATGGAGATCGCCACCTACAGGCGCCTGCTGGAGGGCGAGGAGAG TGTTAAGGAAGTTCCACCTCCACCAAAAA AAAACATTGTCTGTGCAGAAGAGCCTGACGTTCGCACCAGGAAGATCGTGAAGGTGGTGACCCAGACCATGGTCAATGGCAAGGTGGTGGACGAATCCAGCGAGGTGGAGCAAATCGAGGAGACCAAGAAATAG